A stretch of Actinomycetota bacterium DNA encodes these proteins:
- a CDS encoding long-chain fatty acid--CoA ligase: MNLYHNLVRTTERNPDATALYFGHETITYGELLARTNRLANALRELGVDGESKVAVLLRNVPEFVISYYATLALGATVVPLCYMCLAEEVEKIVCDSMVETLITNFEFDDLVKDLQASMCSQIRRIIIKDAPELEGVIQFEKLLEGKDTEFTAVERSDDDLAALLYAPTSSKVVRGCMLTHGNLSWNARVIAEKCGMDQSDVVMGVLPFFAAYGQSCVMNASIYAGASIVLHESFIPGEVLKSLQHEQVTVFFGVPTMYVYILNHPLIYQYDLSTVRLWFCGGAPFPREVMDRWNNELGARIYEGYGLTEAAPLVTMQPLEGPYKVGSIGKAPEDLELKVIDEEGNELQRGEVGELIVRGPNIMKGYYNKPEDTEEVLKDGWLYTGDMVYMDEDDYVFIVGRKKDLIIRGGFNIYPREIEEVLVSHPLISEAAVVGVPNKYLGEEVKAYVKQKPGSNLTEEQVLEYCEERLPYYKTPKFVVFVRSFKKDPSGQILKELIEEE; this comes from the coding sequence ATGAATCTATACCATAATCTCGTGAGGACCACGGAGAGAAACCCCGATGCCACGGCCCTGTACTTCGGGCACGAGACCATCACCTACGGGGAGCTTCTGGCCCGCACCAACCGCCTGGCCAACGCCCTGCGCGAGCTGGGGGTGGACGGCGAATCCAAGGTGGCCGTACTCTTGCGCAACGTGCCCGAGTTCGTCATCTCCTATTACGCTACCCTGGCCCTGGGGGCTACGGTGGTGCCCCTGTGCTACATGTGTCTGGCGGAAGAGGTGGAGAAGATAGTGTGCGACTCCATGGTGGAGACGCTGATCACCAACTTCGAGTTCGACGACCTGGTCAAGGACCTGCAGGCCTCCATGTGCTCCCAGATCCGGCGCATCATCATCAAGGACGCCCCGGAGCTGGAGGGGGTCATCCAGTTCGAGAAGCTGCTGGAGGGCAAGGACACCGAGTTCACCGCCGTGGAGCGCTCCGATGACGACCTGGCGGCGCTCCTCTACGCGCCCACCTCCTCCAAGGTGGTGCGGGGCTGCATGCTCACCCACGGCAACCTCTCCTGGAACGCCAGGGTCATCGCCGAGAAATGCGGCATGGACCAGAGCGACGTGGTCATGGGGGTGCTGCCCTTCTTCGCCGCCTACGGGCAGAGCTGCGTGATGAACGCCTCCATCTACGCTGGCGCTAGCATCGTGCTGCACGAGTCCTTCATCCCCGGGGAGGTGCTAAAGTCCCTGCAGCACGAGCAGGTGACGGTGTTCTTCGGCGTCCCCACCATGTACGTCTACATCCTCAACCATCCCCTCATCTACCAGTATGACCTCAGCACGGTGAGGTTGTGGTTCTGCGGCGGCGCGCCCTTCCCGCGCGAGGTCATGGACCGCTGGAACAACGAGCTGGGGGCGAGGATCTACGAGGGCTACGGCCTCACCGAGGCGGCGCCCCTGGTGACCATGCAGCCCCTGGAAGGTCCTTACAAGGTGGGATCCATAGGCAAGGCGCCGGAGGACCTGGAGCTCAAGGTCATCGACGAAGAGGGCAACGAGCTGCAGCGCGGCGAGGTGGGCGAGCTCATCGTGCGCGGGCCCAATATCATGAAGGGCTACTACAACAAGCCGGAGGATACGGAGGAGGTCCTCAAGGATGGCTGGCTGTACACCGGCGACATGGTGTACATGGACGAGGACGACTACGTGTTCATCGTGGGGAGAAAGAAGGACCTCATCATCCGCGGCGGCTTCAACATATACCCGCGCGAGATCGAGGAGGTGCTGGTGAGCCATCCCCTCATCTCTGAGGCGGCGGTGGTGGGCGTGCCCAACAAGTACCTCGGGGAGGAGGTCAAGGCGTACGTGAAGCAGAAGCCCGGCTCCAACCTCACCGAGGAACAGGTGCTGGAGTACTGCGAGGAGCGCTTGCCCTACTACAAGACGCCCAAGTTCGTGGTCTTCGTGCGCTCCTTCAAGAAGGACCCCTCGGGGCAGATCCTCAAGGAGCTCATCGAGGAGGAATAG
- a CDS encoding dihydropteroate synthase, with protein sequence MLIIGEKVNVMMKKIGAAMKEFDKKPIQEMALLQAEGGANWLDINLGPATKQGPERMRFVVEAVQEVTDLPLALDTMNIEAMKAGLETVKDREVMINSISSQPERISALMPMAVEHNAWVVGLVLNDQGNVPRDASERVEVAYNLIMAAQEYGIPLEKLLIDPIVLPIAVTQDQVHALIDAMDMLQGVFAEFDPAPGTVVGLSNVSNGVPDESLCSLLNRTLLAVLMAKGLTAAIVDPNDEALMGVVNRNEEYQIVEKIVNGEAVDESDPLTIKLLKTWRVLTEETLYTHSYLEL encoded by the coding sequence ATGCTGATCATCGGCGAGAAGGTAAACGTGATGATGAAGAAGATCGGCGCCGCCATGAAGGAGTTCGACAAGAAGCCCATCCAGGAGATGGCGCTCCTCCAGGCCGAGGGCGGGGCCAACTGGCTGGACATCAACCTGGGGCCCGCCACCAAGCAGGGGCCCGAGCGCATGCGCTTCGTGGTGGAGGCGGTGCAGGAGGTCACGGACCTTCCCCTGGCCCTGGACACCATGAACATCGAGGCCATGAAGGCGGGCTTGGAGACGGTGAAGGACCGCGAGGTGATGATCAATTCCATTTCCTCCCAGCCGGAGCGCATCTCCGCCCTCATGCCCATGGCCGTGGAGCACAACGCCTGGGTGGTGGGCCTGGTCCTCAACGACCAGGGCAACGTGCCCCGCGACGCCTCGGAGAGGGTGGAGGTGGCCTATAACCTCATCATGGCGGCCCAGGAGTACGGCATCCCCCTGGAGAAGCTGCTCATCGACCCCATCGTCCTCCCCATCGCCGTGACCCAGGACCAGGTGCACGCGCTCATAGACGCCATGGACATGCTGCAGGGCGTCTTCGCGGAGTTCGACCCCGCGCCGGGGACGGTGGTAGGACTTTCCAACGTCTCCAACGGCGTGCCCGACGAGTCCCTGTGCAGCCTTCTCAACCGCACCCTGCTGGCGGTGCTCATGGCCAAGGGGCTGACGGCGGCCATCGTGGACCCCAACGACGAGGCGCTCATGGGCGTGGTGAACAGGAACGAGGAGTACCAGATCGTGGAGAAGATCGTCAACGGCGAGGCCGTGGATGAGAGCGATCCCCTCACCATCAAGCTCCTCAAGACCTGGCGGGTGCTCACCGAGGAGACGCTCTACACCCATTCCTATCTGGAGCTCTAA
- the lipA gene encoding lipoyl synthase, with protein sequence MRRRERRLEKRGRQGTEARESHYDARMPRWLHRSVLAGRELREVDALLRDLELHTVCESARCPNRMECFSRRTATFMLLGDVCTRDCSFCGVTKGIPEPPDAGEPERVAEAAASLGLEHVVMTSVTRDDLEDGGASQFAAAVRAVRARLPRATVEVLTPDFRGEREALRRVLEAGPQVFNHNLETVEELYPEVRPGADYRRSLEMLRAAKVEAPRVLTKSGIMVGLGESRAQLRRLFRDLADAGCDMLTIGQYLRPSRAQRKVARFLPPREFAELGKEAEEAGVPMVASAPLVRSSYRAGELLHNACT encoded by the coding sequence ATGCGGCGACGGGAGAGGAGATTGGAAAAAAGAGGAAGGCAGGGCACGGAGGCGCGGGAGAGCCATTACGACGCGCGCATGCCGCGCTGGCTTCACCGCTCCGTCCTCGCGGGCCGGGAGCTCCGCGAGGTGGACGCCCTCCTGAGGGACCTGGAGCTCCATACCGTGTGCGAGAGCGCCAGGTGTCCCAACCGCATGGAATGCTTCTCCCGCCGTACCGCCACCTTCATGCTCCTGGGCGATGTCTGCACCCGCGACTGCTCCTTCTGCGGCGTGACCAAGGGCATTCCGGAGCCGCCGGACGCCGGTGAGCCGGAGAGGGTGGCGGAGGCGGCGGCGTCCCTGGGGCTGGAGCACGTGGTGATGACCAGCGTGACCAGGGACGACCTGGAGGACGGCGGGGCGTCGCAGTTCGCCGCCGCGGTGAGGGCGGTCAGGGCGCGGCTGCCGCGGGCCACGGTGGAGGTGTTGACCCCGGACTTCCGGGGGGAGCGCGAGGCCCTGCGACGGGTGCTGGAGGCGGGGCCGCAGGTCTTCAACCACAACCTGGAGACGGTGGAGGAGCTCTACCCGGAGGTGAGGCCGGGGGCGGATTACCGCCGCTCCTTGGAGATGCTGCGGGCGGCGAAGGTAGAGGCGCCGCGGGTGCTCACCAAGAGCGGGATCATGGTGGGCCTGGGGGAGAGCCGCGCCCAGCTGCGCAGGCTCTTCCGCGACCTGGCGGACGCCGGCTGTGATATGCTGACCATCGGGCAGTACCTCAGGCCCTCGCGTGCCCAGCGCAAGGTGGCGAGATTCCTCCCGCCGCGGGAGTTCGCGGAGCTGGGGAAGGAGGCGGAGGAAGCGGGCGTACCCATGGTGGCCTCGGCCCCCCTGGTGCGCAGCTCCTACCGGGCGGGAGAGCTTTTGCATAACGCTTGTACGTAA
- the fdhF gene encoding formate dehydrogenase subunit alpha has protein sequence MEEVRLTIDGREVTTTSDRTILEAAREAGVRIPSLCYEERMDPYGACRICLVEVEGARGLLPACYTRVTDGMVVRTATEDLVRIRRTILELILSDHPKDCMTCESAGDCELQDLAYEYGVKDTPFKGEEHHYEVLADNPLIERDYDKCILCGRCIRICREVQGVGVYDFVNRGFEAVPGIPYGKPMTESPCEFCGQCVSTCPTGAIISIPSKGKGRSWQVEKVRTTCPYCGCGCQLDLHVRDGEIVEVSSPAMTGPGEGNLCVKGRYGYAFVHHPDRLTRPLVRKGGKGGELVPATWEEALGAVATHIRKALDEGGPDSVAFLASARCTNEENYLLQKLARAVVGTNNVDHCARLUHSSTVAGLATAFGSGAMTNSIEDLEKAGCILVIGSNTTEGHPIVGLRIKRAVMKNNCRLIVAEPRHIRLCYYAEQWLRQRPGTDVALLNGMMNVILSEGLADEDFIRERCEGFEEFRKVVEQYPPERAAEICGVDAEDIRRAARTFAAAERAAIVYCMGITQHTTGVDNVLSLANLAMLTGNLGREGAGVNPLRGQNNVQGACDMGGLPNVFTGYQQVSDPAVRNKFEAAWGVDYLSGNPGLTLTEMMDAAAKGEVKALYIMGENPVISDPDVRHLKEALEKVDFLVVQDIFLTETAAYADVVLPAASFAEKEGTFTNTDRRVQRVRKAVEPPGEAREDSWIIAQVAARLGYEMGDVSAARVMEEIASLTPSYGGISYARLEREGELRWPCPDAEHPGTPILHVGRFTRGKGLFSAVEYRPPAEEPDEEYPFILTTGRLLTHYHTGTMTRRVEPLNELVPRNRVWINPADAERLGVADGQEVGLQSRRGAIRLEAKVTRKVAQGVVFVPFHFGESPANALTNPALDPVAKIPELKVAAVRLVTGEEMKGLRYEEAGRAAAAR, from the coding sequence ATGGAAGAAGTACGTTTGACCATAGACGGCAGGGAAGTAACCACCACCTCCGACCGCACCATCCTGGAGGCGGCGCGGGAGGCCGGGGTGCGCATACCCAGCCTCTGCTACGAGGAGCGCATGGACCCCTACGGGGCCTGCCGCATCTGCCTGGTGGAGGTGGAGGGGGCGAGGGGGCTCCTGCCGGCCTGTTACACCCGGGTCACCGACGGCATGGTGGTGCGCACCGCCACCGAGGACCTGGTGCGCATCCGGCGCACCATCCTCGAACTCATCCTCTCCGACCACCCCAAGGACTGCATGACCTGCGAGAGCGCCGGGGACTGCGAGCTGCAGGACCTGGCCTACGAGTACGGGGTCAAGGACACCCCCTTCAAGGGGGAGGAGCACCACTACGAGGTCCTGGCGGACAACCCCTTGATCGAGCGCGATTACGACAAGTGCATCCTCTGCGGGCGCTGCATCCGCATCTGCCGGGAGGTGCAGGGGGTAGGGGTGTACGACTTCGTCAACCGGGGCTTCGAGGCCGTGCCCGGCATCCCCTACGGCAAACCCATGACCGAGTCGCCCTGCGAGTTCTGCGGACAGTGCGTGTCCACCTGTCCCACCGGGGCCATCATCTCCATCCCCTCCAAGGGCAAGGGGCGCTCCTGGCAGGTGGAGAAGGTGAGGACCACCTGCCCCTACTGCGGATGCGGCTGCCAGCTCGACCTGCACGTGCGCGACGGAGAGATCGTGGAGGTCTCCTCTCCGGCCATGACCGGGCCGGGGGAGGGCAACCTCTGCGTCAAGGGGCGCTATGGGTATGCGTTCGTCCACCATCCCGACCGCCTCACCCGGCCCCTGGTGAGGAAAGGGGGCAAGGGGGGCGAGCTGGTCCCCGCCACCTGGGAGGAGGCCCTGGGGGCGGTGGCCACCCACATCCGCAAGGCCTTGGACGAGGGCGGCCCGGACTCCGTGGCCTTCCTGGCCTCGGCCAGGTGCACCAACGAGGAGAACTACCTGCTGCAGAAGCTGGCGCGCGCGGTGGTCGGCACCAACAACGTGGACCACTGCGCACGTTTATGACACAGCTCCACCGTCGCCGGTCTGGCGACAGCTTTCGGGAGCGGGGCCATGACCAACTCCATCGAGGACCTGGAGAAGGCGGGCTGCATCCTGGTCATCGGGTCCAACACCACCGAGGGGCATCCCATCGTCGGGCTGCGCATCAAGCGCGCGGTGATGAAGAACAACTGCCGGCTCATCGTGGCCGAGCCTCGCCACATCCGCCTCTGCTACTATGCCGAGCAGTGGCTGCGCCAGAGGCCGGGGACCGACGTGGCCCTGCTCAACGGGATGATGAACGTCATCCTCTCCGAGGGACTGGCGGACGAGGACTTCATCCGCGAGCGCTGCGAGGGATTCGAGGAGTTCAGGAAGGTGGTGGAGCAGTACCCGCCCGAGAGGGCGGCGGAGATATGCGGCGTGGACGCCGAGGACATCCGCCGCGCCGCCCGCACCTTTGCCGCCGCAGAGAGAGCGGCGATCGTCTATTGTATGGGCATAACCCAGCACACCACCGGGGTGGACAACGTCCTTTCCCTGGCCAACCTGGCCATGCTCACCGGAAACCTAGGCAGGGAGGGGGCGGGGGTCAACCCCCTCCGGGGGCAGAACAACGTGCAGGGAGCCTGCGACATGGGCGGGCTTCCCAACGTCTTTACGGGATACCAGCAGGTCTCCGACCCCGCGGTCAGGAACAAGTTCGAGGCGGCCTGGGGGGTTGACTACCTCTCCGGCAACCCGGGGCTCACCCTCACGGAGATGATGGACGCCGCCGCGAAGGGAGAGGTGAAGGCGCTCTACATCATGGGCGAGAACCCGGTCATCTCCGACCCCGACGTCAGGCACCTCAAGGAGGCCCTGGAGAAAGTGGACTTCCTGGTGGTGCAGGACATCTTCCTCACCGAGACCGCGGCCTATGCCGACGTGGTGCTGCCGGCGGCCTCCTTCGCGGAGAAGGAGGGCACCTTCACCAACACCGATCGCCGCGTGCAGAGGGTGCGCAAGGCGGTGGAGCCGCCGGGCGAGGCCCGCGAGGACTCCTGGATCATCGCCCAGGTGGCGGCGCGCCTGGGATACGAGATGGGCGACGTATCCGCGGCCAGGGTGATGGAGGAGATCGCCTCCCTCACCCCCTCCTACGGCGGGATATCCTATGCCCGGCTGGAGAGAGAGGGCGAGTTGAGGTGGCCCTGCCCGGACGCGGAGCACCCCGGCACCCCCATCCTCCATGTGGGTAGATTTACCAGGGGCAAGGGTCTCTTCAGCGCGGTGGAGTACAGGCCGCCGGCGGAGGAGCCGGACGAGGAGTACCCCTTCATCCTCACCACGGGGAGGTTGCTCACCCACTACCACACCGGCACCATGACCCGGCGCGTGGAGCCCCTCAACGAGCTGGTGCCGCGCAACCGGGTATGGATCAACCCTGCGGACGCCGAGAGGCTGGGAGTGGCGGACGGGCAGGAGGTGGGCCTGCAGTCGCGGCGCGGCGCCATCAGGCTGGAGGCGAAGGTGACGCGGAAGGTGGCGCAGGGCGTGGTCTTCGTGCCCTTCCACTTCGGGGAGTCTCCCGCCAACGCCCTCACCAATCCCGCCCTGGACCCGGTGGCCAAGATACCCGAGCTCAAGGTGGCGGCGGTGCGCCTGGTGACGGGAGAGGAGATGAAGGGACTGCGCTACGAGGAGGCGGGAAGAGCCGCGGCGGCGAGATGA
- the nuoE gene encoding NADH-quinone oxidoreductase subunit NuoE, giving the protein MNDDACKCKQRYADVDDLRPLEEILERYREEKGALIPLLQDAQEAYGYLDEKIMRALARGAGYQLSQVYGVATFYTQFRLEPIGEHLIRVCHGTACHVAGAELITEEISNILGIKDGQTTPDMKFTLESVMCVGACSLSPIMIVDEDTHGKLKPANVRKVLKRYMGDGGSEEAEE; this is encoded by the coding sequence ATGAACGACGACGCCTGTAAGTGCAAGCAGCGGTACGCGGACGTGGACGACCTCCGTCCGCTGGAGGAGATTCTGGAGCGTTACCGCGAGGAGAAGGGGGCGCTGATCCCCCTGCTGCAGGACGCCCAAGAGGCCTACGGCTACCTCGACGAGAAGATCATGCGCGCCCTGGCGCGCGGGGCGGGCTACCAGCTCAGCCAGGTCTACGGCGTGGCCACCTTCTACACCCAGTTCCGGCTGGAGCCCATCGGCGAGCACCTCATCCGGGTATGCCACGGCACCGCCTGCCATGTGGCGGGGGCGGAGCTCATCACCGAGGAGATCTCCAACATCCTGGGCATCAAGGACGGGCAGACAACTCCGGATATGAAGTTCACCCTGGAGTCGGTGATGTGCGTGGGGGCCTGTTCCCTCTCTCCCATCATGATCGTGGACGAGGACACCCACGGCAAGCTCAAGCCCGCCAACGTGCGCAAGGTGCTCAAACGCTACATGGGCGACGGGGGCAGCGAGGAGGCTGAGGAATGA
- a CDS encoding DUF4040 domain-containing protein has product MGTALNLVFIALLVATALLSVFARDLLAAVIIFSVYSLIMALMWQRLQAPDLALTEAAVGAGVTTVLFVVTIFKTRRREEEKE; this is encoded by the coding sequence TTGGGAACGGCTTTAAACCTGGTCTTCATAGCCCTGCTGGTGGCGACGGCCCTCCTCTCCGTCTTCGCCCGAGACCTGCTGGCGGCGGTGATCATCTTCTCGGTGTACAGCCTGATCATGGCCTTGATGTGGCAGCGCCTGCAGGCGCCCGACCTGGCCCTCACCGAGGCCGCGGTGGGCGCGGGGGTGACCACGGTGCTCTTCGTGGTGACCATCTTCAAGACCCGCCGAAGGGAGGAGGAGAAGGAATGA
- a CDS encoding monovalent cation/H(+) antiporter subunit G encodes MEGGGIAVAREVTAGALCCVGTFFFLLGTTGLLRMPDIFTRLHPSTKCDTLGACSVVIGMAVYSGWSWELPKLVVIACFLLLSSATCGHAIGRSALRRDIAYWRKKSGEGEDEDGP; translated from the coding sequence ATGGAAGGAGGCGGGATAGCGGTGGCCAGGGAGGTGACGGCGGGCGCGCTCTGCTGCGTGGGCACCTTTTTCTTCCTCCTCGGGACCACAGGGTTGCTGCGCATGCCGGACATCTTCACCCGTCTGCACCCCTCGACCAAATGCGACACCCTGGGGGCGTGTTCCGTGGTCATCGGCATGGCGGTGTACAGCGGATGGTCCTGGGAGCTGCCCAAGCTCGTGGTCATCGCCTGCTTCCTGCTCCTCTCCAGCGCCACCTGCGGCCATGCCATCGGCCGCTCCGCCCTGAGGAGGGACATCGCGTACTGGAGGAAAAAGAGCGGGGAGGGGGAGGATGAGGACGGCCCCTGA
- a CDS encoding Na+/H+ antiporter subunit E, producing MTGDGAVRKKILLACILFVFWIIFTATVALYDLVLGAVCSALVAALTVALLGRALDPRITPMVLLRLPVFMVRLGWEIIKANYDVAKIILNPRLPVDPRIVEYRTYLPDDLPRTVFSDSITLTPGTVTVELEGDALNVHCLCPYHEEGLAGLESMVAWLFGVKKDDREEMSRPPAQAGGGSGVGGGAGDAAPGGEG from the coding sequence TTGACTGGAGACGGCGCCGTTCGCAAGAAGATCCTTTTAGCCTGCATCCTCTTCGTCTTCTGGATAATCTTCACGGCCACCGTGGCCCTCTACGACCTGGTGCTCGGGGCCGTGTGCTCCGCTTTGGTGGCCGCGTTGACCGTCGCCCTGCTGGGGCGGGCCCTCGACCCGCGCATCACCCCCATGGTGTTGCTGCGGCTGCCGGTGTTCATGGTCCGCCTGGGCTGGGAGATCATCAAGGCGAACTACGACGTGGCCAAGATCATCCTCAACCCCCGGCTGCCCGTAGACCCCCGCATCGTGGAGTACCGCACCTACCTGCCGGACGACCTTCCCCGCACCGTCTTCTCGGATTCCATCACCCTCACCCCGGGGACGGTGACCGTGGAGCTGGAAGGGGACGCGCTCAACGTGCACTGCCTGTGCCCCTACCACGAGGAGGGGCTGGCGGGGCTGGAGAGCATGGTGGCCTGGCTCTTCGGGGTGAAAAAAGATGACCGTGAGGAGATGTCGCGGCCGCCCGCGCAGGCCGGGGGCGGGTCCGGCGTGGGCGGAGGAGCGGGCGACGCGGCTCCGGGAGGCGAGGGATGA
- a CDS encoding NADH-quinone oxidoreductase subunit K: MLLFCIGLYTVIARRNIIKKLIGLNIMETSVFFFYISLGYLDGGIAPIRVGGAEPARMVNPIPQALILTGIVVAVSVTAVALSLVILLYRQYGTLDVDRLYREEDGGAHADPTGEESP; this comes from the coding sequence ATGCTGCTCTTCTGCATCGGGCTCTACACCGTCATCGCCCGGCGCAACATCATCAAGAAGCTCATCGGGCTGAACATCATGGAGACCTCGGTGTTCTTCTTCTACATCTCCCTGGGGTACCTCGACGGCGGCATCGCCCCCATAAGGGTGGGAGGAGCGGAACCCGCGCGCATGGTCAACCCCATACCCCAGGCGCTCATCCTCACCGGCATCGTGGTGGCGGTGAGCGTCACCGCGGTGGCCCTCAGCCTGGTCATCCTGCTCTACCGCCAGTACGGTACCCTGGACGTGGACCGGCTCTACCGCGAGGAGGACGGGGGAGCACACGCGGACCCCACCGGGGAGGAATCGCCGTAG
- the nuoF gene encoding NADH-quinone oxidoreductase subunit NuoF, translated as MSGNGKAKLVLGYGTCGIAAGANAVKEALEGELATGKYPAYLDIAGCMGFCYREPIVEATYPDGRAVVYGDLTPKRVPRLLEAVAAGEVIEDWVVRRSDDPAAGEGDFLANQHRIVLRNCGNINPESIEEYVEAGGYEAAKKALTAMTPEEVIDEVSKSGIRGRGGAGFPTGTKWGFARKAKGDQKYLVCNADEGDPGAFMDRSVLEGDPHAVIEGMIIAGYAIGATQAYIYCRAEYPLALKRLEKAIAECRERGFLGKGIFGTGWDFDIRIKKGAGAFVCGEETALIASIEGKRGMPRPRPPFPANEGLWGKPTNINNVETLAAIPWIIANGGEKYAEIGTEKSKGTKVFCLAGKIRRSGLAEVPMGYTLRQVIFDVGGGVREGKEFKAVQMGGPSGGCLPASLLDTLVDYEAITATGAIMGSGGMIVADSSTCMVDLARYFLSFTQEESCGKCVPCRIGTKRMLEILTRICEGKGEPEDIERLETLAADIKAASLCALGGTAPNPVLTTLKYFRNEYEDHILRGRCTAGVCPALITVFIDREICTGCGACAKVCPVEAISGEKKQPHAIDAEKCIRCKLCVSRCPEEAIYTE; from the coding sequence ATGAGCGGCAACGGCAAGGCGAAACTGGTGCTGGGCTACGGCACCTGCGGCATCGCCGCCGGGGCCAACGCGGTGAAGGAGGCCCTGGAGGGCGAGCTGGCGACGGGGAAGTATCCCGCCTACCTGGACATAGCCGGCTGCATGGGCTTCTGCTACCGCGAGCCCATCGTGGAGGCGACCTACCCGGACGGACGCGCCGTGGTCTACGGGGACCTCACCCCCAAGCGCGTGCCCCGGCTCCTGGAGGCGGTGGCGGCGGGCGAGGTCATCGAGGACTGGGTGGTGCGCCGTTCCGACGACCCCGCCGCCGGCGAGGGGGATTTCCTCGCCAACCAGCACCGCATCGTGCTGCGCAACTGCGGCAACATCAATCCCGAGAGCATCGAGGAGTACGTCGAGGCCGGCGGCTACGAGGCGGCGAAGAAGGCCCTCACCGCCATGACCCCCGAGGAGGTCATCGACGAGGTGAGCAAGTCGGGCATCCGCGGCCGCGGCGGCGCGGGCTTCCCCACCGGCACCAAGTGGGGCTTCGCGCGCAAGGCGAAGGGGGACCAGAAATACCTGGTGTGCAACGCCGACGAGGGCGACCCCGGCGCCTTCATGGACCGCAGCGTGCTGGAGGGCGATCCCCACGCGGTCATCGAGGGCATGATCATCGCCGGCTACGCCATCGGGGCCACCCAGGCCTATATCTACTGCCGGGCCGAGTACCCCCTGGCCCTCAAGCGCCTGGAGAAAGCCATCGCCGAGTGCCGGGAGCGCGGCTTCCTCGGAAAGGGCATCTTCGGCACCGGGTGGGACTTCGACATCAGGATCAAGAAGGGAGCGGGCGCCTTCGTATGCGGCGAGGAGACGGCCCTCATCGCCTCCATCGAGGGCAAGCGGGGCATGCCGCGGCCGCGTCCTCCCTTCCCCGCCAACGAGGGCCTGTGGGGAAAGCCCACCAACATCAACAACGTGGAGACCCTGGCGGCCATCCCCTGGATCATAGCCAACGGCGGCGAGAAGTACGCCGAGATAGGCACCGAGAAGAGCAAAGGGACCAAGGTATTCTGCCTGGCGGGGAAGATACGCCGCAGCGGGCTGGCCGAGGTCCCCATGGGCTACACCCTGCGCCAGGTCATCTTCGACGTGGGCGGCGGGGTGCGCGAGGGCAAGGAGTTCAAGGCGGTGCAGATGGGAGGCCCCTCCGGGGGCTGCCTGCCCGCAAGCCTCCTGGACACCCTGGTGGACTACGAGGCCATCACCGCCACCGGGGCCATCATGGGCTCCGGGGGCATGATCGTGGCCGATTCCTCCACCTGCATGGTGGACCTGGCGCGCTACTTCCTCTCCTTCACCCAGGAGGAGAGCTGCGGCAAGTGCGTGCCCTGCCGCATCGGCACCAAGCGCATGCTGGAGATCCTCACGCGCATCTGCGAGGGCAAGGGCGAGCCGGAGGACATCGAGCGGCTGGAGACCCTGGCGGCGGACATCAAGGCGGCCAGCCTGTGCGCCCTGGGGGGCACCGCCCCCAATCCCGTGCTCACCACCCTCAAGTACTTCCGCAACGAGTACGAGGACCACATCCTGCGCGGCAGGTGCACGGCGGGGGTATGCCCGGCGCTGATCACCGTGTTCATCGACCGGGAGATCTGCACCGGCTGCGGCGCCTGCGCCAAGGTCTGCCCCGTGGAGGCCATCTCGGGGGAGAAGAAGCAGCCCCACGCCATCGACGCCGAGAAATGCATCCGCTGCAAGCTCTGCGTGAGCCGCTGCCCGGAAGAGGCCATCTACACGGAATGA